In the Deltaproteobacteria bacterium genome, TAAATTCTTGAACAATTGTTTTGGCCATTATTCTTCTCCCTACTTGGCAAAAGCCTTGGCTTGCTCTATGATTTGCGGCTTCAGTTTACTATAGAATGCTTCGCTATCCGTAACACCTGCACATACACCCCTTGACGTGACCGTGGCTCCTGACACTGCGTCAACCTCTCCACCATCCGGCTTAACCTTGAAAGGCTTAGTAATGGACATCCCCTTGAACTGCGCCCCGAAAGACGGATCATCTTTCGCCCTGGAGCCGAGGCCCGGGGTCTCAGAGTGGGTGGTGACTCCTATACCCAGTAGTTCGTCCGTCTCAATGTTAACACCCACCATGATGCCGACATCTCCCCCAAAACCTTTGCCAAAGGCCTCATAGGCTACGGCATTGGCCTTGCCATCGAATACCCCGACATAAAAGCTCCTCTCCACCTCACCGTCTTTGATCTTGAAGCGATCGACGAGCGGATCATTAGTGCAGCCCTCTAAGATGTTCTTGATGGCAGGGCCCTTTACAAACTTAAGCTGCTGGTATTCAATTTGCGACGCCGTCCCCATTTTAACAGCCCACAGCAACCATCCCGAAACGGCTGCCAGAACGCCAAGAACTACAATCATTCTTATGATATCACGCATTTTCTATCACCTTTCCAATCGCTTTGGGTCTAATCTTATCCAGAAGGGGATTGGCAAGATTCATAAGCAGGATGGAAAAAGGAACACCGTCCACATAGGCCCCAATATTTCTGACAAGCACGGTCATCACCCCGGCCAAGACCCCGAAAATCAGCATGGGAATGAA is a window encoding:
- a CDS encoding RnfABCDGE type electron transport complex subunit G, which gives rise to MRDIIRMIVVLGVLAAVSGWLLWAVKMGTASQIEYQQLKFVKGPAIKNILEGCTNDPLVDRFKIKDGEVERSFYVGVFDGKANAVAYEAFGKGFGGDVGIMVGVNIETDELLGIGVTTHSETPGLGSRAKDDPSFGAQFKGMSITKPFKVKPDGGEVDAVSGATVTSRGVCAGVTDSEAFYSKLKPQIIEQAKAFAK